One window of Brachybacterium ginsengisoli genomic DNA carries:
- a CDS encoding Rv2175c family DNA-binding protein yields the protein MNDLDDLISDWLTLPDVAERLDVEVSRVRRLIEEGQLISLRRGSPVVRQVPAELIAEDDLIPHLAGTITILRDGGFEDEELLAWLFTEDETLPGRPIDHLRSGQRGEVRRRALALAL from the coding sequence GTGAACGACCTCGATGACCTCATCTCCGACTGGCTCACCCTCCCCGACGTCGCCGAGCGTCTCGACGTGGAGGTGTCCCGCGTCCGGCGCCTCATCGAGGAGGGGCAGCTGATCTCGCTGCGGCGCGGCAGCCCCGTGGTGCGACAGGTCCCCGCTGAGCTGATCGCCGAGGACGACCTCATCCCGCACCTCGCGGGCACGATCACGATCCTGCGCGACGGCGGCTTCGAGGACGAGGAGCTCCTCGCGTGGCTCTTCACCGAGGATGAGACCCTCCCGGGACGGCCGATCGACCACCTCCGCAGCGGACAGCGCGGCGAGGTGCGTCGTCGTGCCCTCGCCCTCGCCCTCTGA
- the pknB gene encoding Stk1 family PASTA domain-containing Ser/Thr kinase produces MSAATSTSPGISQLLDGRYRVEEPIARGGMATVHRGHDERLDRVVALKIMHPHLAMDEDFRRRFGREARAAARLAHRNVVGVFDQGEDEDRIYLAMELVEGETLRARLVAQERLTLRDSLDVTTQVLQALVAAHEAGIVHRDIKPENILLSHEDLVKVADFGLARATGSNNSSASAALLGTVAYISPEVVTRGHSDERSDLYSLGIVLFEMLTGLQPFRGEQPVHIAFQHVHEDIPAPSSLVSGIPRELDSLVTWAAAREVEQRPATAKDLLRAVRELAATLPTAVLDSRPHGREDADTSDVPRVTTSLEEVASALDHSPRAFPAELLAPGEDLEDPSSHDADEEELAQTADDEPSTPDSADTDEDGSGEDGGGEDGGGEDEGGRRLLVMRSPRARRGRHLPAGTRRPSRIMAALAALCLVAGLTAGAWAGGDWYFNTGPGADRTIPLVTGTPLADAEAALTSSGLTVTTDERFDATVPAGHVISADPSTGTTVKKGSAVTVVVSKGEETFPVPELAGLELDSARTEVEDLGLELVEDDPEYSETVPEGQVISQSASADALPAGGEVHVVVSQGRQPIAVPDQTGRGGSSARSALEGAGFRVTSAQAHSSSVPRGAVISQSPASGSLFRGDTVHLVTSLGPEMVEVPDVFRSPEAEAKSALEGAGFTVQVVHDKGDPVFGLVYEQSAAAGSELEKGSTVTIKVF; encoded by the coding sequence GTGAGCGCGGCGACGTCGACTTCCCCCGGCATCAGCCAGCTCCTCGACGGTCGGTACCGGGTCGAGGAGCCGATCGCGCGCGGCGGAATGGCGACGGTGCACCGCGGCCACGACGAGCGGCTGGACCGCGTGGTGGCGCTGAAGATCATGCACCCCCACCTCGCGATGGACGAGGACTTCCGCCGACGCTTCGGCCGGGAGGCCCGGGCCGCGGCACGGCTCGCGCACCGCAACGTCGTGGGCGTGTTCGACCAGGGCGAGGACGAGGACCGCATCTATCTCGCGATGGAGCTCGTCGAGGGCGAGACCCTGCGAGCCCGCCTCGTCGCCCAGGAGCGCCTCACCCTCCGCGACAGCCTCGACGTGACCACGCAGGTGCTGCAGGCCCTCGTCGCCGCCCATGAGGCCGGCATCGTCCACCGGGACATCAAGCCCGAGAACATCCTGCTGAGCCATGAGGACCTGGTGAAGGTCGCGGACTTCGGCCTGGCCCGCGCCACCGGCTCGAACAACTCCTCGGCCAGCGCAGCGCTGCTGGGGACCGTCGCCTACATCAGCCCGGAGGTGGTCACGCGCGGCCACTCCGATGAGCGCAGCGACCTCTACTCCCTCGGGATCGTCCTCTTCGAGATGCTCACCGGGCTGCAGCCGTTCCGGGGCGAACAGCCCGTGCACATCGCCTTCCAGCACGTGCACGAGGACATCCCCGCCCCCTCCTCGCTCGTCTCCGGCATCCCGCGCGAGCTCGACTCCCTGGTCACCTGGGCCGCCGCGCGCGAGGTCGAGCAGCGTCCTGCCACCGCGAAGGATCTGCTGCGCGCGGTCCGGGAGCTCGCCGCGACGCTGCCCACCGCCGTCCTGGACTCGCGGCCCCACGGGCGCGAGGACGCAGACACCTCGGACGTCCCCCGGGTCACGACCTCCCTCGAGGAGGTCGCCTCGGCGCTCGATCACAGCCCCCGGGCGTTCCCCGCCGAGCTGCTCGCCCCGGGCGAGGACCTCGAGGACCCGTCCTCGCACGATGCCGACGAGGAGGAGCTCGCGCAGACGGCCGACGACGAGCCGAGCACCCCTGATTCCGCCGACACCGACGAGGACGGCAGCGGAGAGGACGGCGGCGGAGAGGACGGCGGCGGAGAGGACGAGGGCGGCCGACGACTCCTGGTGATGCGCTCGCCGCGGGCTCGACGGGGTCGCCATCTCCCCGCCGGCACCCGTCGGCCCTCGCGCATCATGGCGGCGCTCGCCGCGCTGTGCCTGGTCGCCGGTCTCACCGCCGGTGCCTGGGCGGGCGGGGACTGGTACTTCAACACCGGGCCCGGCGCCGACCGGACCATCCCCCTGGTGACGGGGACGCCGCTCGCGGATGCCGAGGCCGCGCTCACCTCCTCGGGGCTGACCGTCACCACCGACGAGCGCTTCGACGCCACGGTCCCCGCCGGGCACGTCATCTCCGCCGATCCCTCGACGGGAACCACCGTCAAGAAGGGCAGCGCCGTCACGGTCGTCGTGTCCAAGGGCGAGGAGACCTTCCCGGTCCCCGAGCTGGCAGGACTCGAGCTCGACAGCGCCAGGACGGAGGTCGAGGATCTGGGCCTGGAGCTCGTCGAGGACGATCCCGAGTACTCCGAGACCGTGCCCGAGGGCCAGGTCATCTCCCAGTCCGCGAGCGCGGATGCGCTGCCCGCCGGCGGCGAGGTCCACGTGGTCGTCTCCCAGGGCCGCCAGCCGATCGCCGTGCCCGATCAGACCGGGCGCGGCGGCAGCTCCGCACGCTCGGCCCTCGAGGGGGCCGGGTTCCGGGTCACCAGCGCCCAGGCGCACTCGAGCAGCGTCCCCCGCGGTGCGGTGATCTCGCAGTCCCCCGCCTCCGGCTCCCTCTTCCGAGGCGACACGGTCCACCTCGTGACCTCGCTCGGTCCGGAGATGGTGGAGGTCCCGGACGTCTTCCGCTCCCCCGAGGCCGAGGCGAAGTCGGCCCTCGAGGGCGCCGGCTTCACGGTGCAGGTCGTCCACGACAAGGGCGATCCGGTGTTCGGCCTGGTCTATGAGCAGTCCGCCGCCGCGGGCTCCGAGCTGGAGAAGGGCTCGACGGTCACGATCAAGGTGTTCTGA
- a CDS encoding lysophospholipid acyltransferase family protein → MLYVIAKPLVMGVARVLWNPTISGTENIPEHGPVILASNHQAYSDTVFLPGQVRRSVHFLGKSDIFEGRSPLNRLVAAVMRGINVMPVDRSGGSASRSAITAGLAVLERGQVLGIYPEGTRSPDGRLYRGKTGVARFALATGAPIVPVAMLGAHEAQRGRRWFPRRHPRIHALVGPPVDLREVLRACEGAEEAKVLRAVTDAVMDDIHALSGQERVDEYASEVKQRLRAEAAGARARTDPSSRG, encoded by the coding sequence GTGCTGTACGTGATCGCCAAGCCCCTCGTCATGGGAGTCGCGCGCGTGCTGTGGAACCCCACGATCAGCGGGACCGAGAACATTCCCGAGCACGGACCGGTGATCCTGGCCTCCAACCACCAGGCCTACTCCGACACGGTGTTCCTGCCCGGCCAGGTGCGTCGCAGCGTGCACTTCCTGGGGAAGTCGGACATCTTCGAGGGCAGGTCGCCGCTGAACCGCCTCGTCGCCGCCGTCATGCGGGGCATCAATGTGATGCCGGTGGATCGCTCGGGCGGCAGCGCCTCCCGCTCCGCGATCACCGCCGGGCTGGCGGTCCTGGAGCGCGGGCAGGTGCTGGGCATCTATCCGGAGGGAACCCGCAGCCCGGACGGTCGCCTGTACCGCGGGAAGACGGGCGTCGCCCGATTCGCCCTGGCGACCGGGGCGCCGATCGTGCCGGTGGCGATGCTCGGAGCGCATGAGGCGCAGCGCGGTCGGCGCTGGTTCCCGCGCCGTCATCCGCGCATCCATGCGCTCGTCGGCCCTCCGGTGGACCTCCGGGAGGTGCTGCGCGCGTGCGAGGGCGCCGAGGAGGCGAAGGTCCTCCGTGCTGTCACCGATGCGGTGATGGACGACATCCACGCCCTCTCCGGCCAGGAGCGGGTCGATGAGTACGCGAGCGAGGTCAAGCAGCGCCTCCGCGCAGAGGCGGCCGGAGCGCGGGCCCGGACGGATCCGTCGTCCCGCGGGTGA
- a CDS encoding class II 3-deoxy-7-phosphoheptulonate synthase: MTQFSSDAPARAHAFTLSSADDGLAALGAWREYPRVQQPVWPDETARAKVFDDLRAAPPLVFAGEVDVLRDRVAAAARGEAFLLAGGDCAETFADSTADRIRNKIRTILQMSAVLTYGASLPVVKMGRMAGQFAKPRSADEETRDGQTLPTYRGDAVNEFDFTPESRIPDPARLWRTYTTSASTLNLLRAFTGGGFADLREVHSWNRGFTSGAGYDRYEELAGQIDKAVRFMDAIGADFESLKVVEFYASHEALLLDYEEALSRIDSRTGEIYGCSGHFLWVGERTRQLDGAHVDFMARLRNPIGVKLGPDASVDDALRLIDRLDPEREPGRLTFITRMGAGKIRDRLPALVEGVRDSGAQVAWVTDPMHGNTITSSNGYKTRRFEDILDEVVGFFEVHQGLGTVPAGLHMELTGDDVTEVLGGSGEIDEEGLTRRYETLVDPRLNHQQSLELAFLVAEMLSRR, from the coding sequence GTGACTCAATTCAGCTCCGATGCCCCTGCACGTGCGCACGCCTTCACTCTGTCCTCGGCCGACGACGGCCTGGCAGCCCTCGGCGCGTGGCGCGAGTATCCGCGGGTGCAGCAGCCGGTGTGGCCCGACGAGACCGCCCGCGCGAAGGTCTTCGACGATCTCCGCGCCGCCCCGCCGCTGGTCTTCGCCGGTGAGGTCGACGTGCTGCGCGATCGGGTCGCCGCCGCCGCCCGCGGCGAGGCCTTCCTCCTCGCCGGAGGGGACTGCGCAGAGACCTTCGCCGATTCCACCGCGGACCGGATCCGCAACAAGATCCGCACGATCCTGCAGATGTCGGCCGTCCTCACCTACGGCGCCTCGCTGCCGGTGGTGAAGATGGGTCGCATGGCGGGACAGTTCGCCAAGCCCCGCTCCGCCGACGAGGAGACCCGCGACGGGCAGACCCTGCCCACCTACCGCGGAGACGCGGTCAACGAGTTCGACTTCACGCCCGAGTCCCGTATCCCCGACCCGGCCCGGCTGTGGAGGACCTACACCACCAGCGCCTCGACGCTGAACCTGCTGCGCGCCTTCACCGGCGGAGGCTTCGCCGACCTGCGCGAGGTGCATTCCTGGAACCGGGGCTTCACCTCGGGTGCCGGGTACGACCGCTACGAGGAGCTGGCCGGTCAGATCGACAAGGCCGTGCGCTTCATGGATGCCATCGGTGCGGACTTCGAGTCCCTCAAGGTCGTGGAGTTCTACGCCTCGCACGAGGCGCTCCTGCTCGACTACGAGGAGGCGCTCTCTCGCATCGACTCCCGCACGGGCGAGATCTACGGCTGCTCCGGGCACTTCCTGTGGGTCGGCGAGCGCACCCGTCAGCTCGACGGCGCCCATGTCGACTTCATGGCGCGCCTGCGCAACCCGATCGGGGTCAAGCTCGGCCCCGACGCCTCGGTGGACGATGCGCTGCGCCTCATCGACCGCCTGGACCCGGAGCGCGAGCCCGGCCGCCTGACCTTCATCACCCGCATGGGCGCCGGGAAGATCCGCGACCGTCTGCCGGCCCTGGTCGAGGGTGTGCGCGACTCCGGTGCACAGGTGGCGTGGGTGACCGATCCGATGCACGGCAACACCATCACGTCCTCCAACGGCTACAAGACCCGGCGCTTCGAGGACATCCTCGACGAGGTGGTCGGATTCTTCGAGGTCCACCAGGGTCTCGGGACCGTCCCGGCGGGTCTGCACATGGAGCTCACCGGCGATGATGTCACCGAGGTCCTCGGTGGCAGCGGGGAGATCGACGAGGAGGGCCTCACCCGGCGCTACGAGACGCTCGTGGATCCGCGTCTGAACCACCAGCAGTCCCTCGAGCTGGCCTTCCTGGTGGCGGAGATGCTCTCCCGTCGCTGA
- a CDS encoding alpha/beta hydrolase encodes MAFSELSRPWRAPGHSNPRGGLLLCHGFTGSPQSMRPWAEDHATRGWDVDLPLLPGHASTERELAGTSWQDWYGTVREAALALAEEHGPIAVGGLSMGGALALALAEDPRLRGSLAAVVVVNPGMTLPAVAGVAGLIAPVVRTLPGIGSDIARAGSHEEAYDRLPVRAVAQLRRLFTRTRRDLGAVEVPVLVATSRVDHTVPPTDSDIVAAGVHGPVERLPLLRSHHLATLDHDAELLFETSARFLDQHVPAPGAR; translated from the coding sequence ATGGCGTTCAGCGAACTGTCCCGGCCCTGGCGTGCGCCCGGACACTCTAACCCGCGCGGGGGCCTGCTCCTGTGCCACGGATTCACCGGCTCACCGCAGTCGATGAGGCCCTGGGCGGAGGACCACGCCACCCGCGGCTGGGACGTCGACCTGCCGCTCCTGCCCGGCCACGCCAGCACCGAGCGCGAGCTGGCCGGGACCAGCTGGCAGGACTGGTACGGCACGGTGCGCGAGGCAGCCCTCGCCCTGGCCGAGGAGCACGGCCCGATCGCCGTCGGCGGGCTGTCGATGGGCGGCGCGCTGGCCCTCGCGCTCGCCGAGGACCCCCGTCTGCGCGGGAGCCTCGCCGCGGTGGTCGTCGTGAATCCCGGGATGACCCTTCCCGCCGTGGCCGGCGTGGCGGGCCTGATCGCGCCCGTGGTGCGCACGCTGCCCGGCATCGGCTCCGACATCGCCCGGGCCGGGAGCCACGAGGAGGCCTACGATCGCCTCCCCGTCCGGGCGGTCGCGCAGCTGCGTCGCCTCTTCACCCGCACCCGACGCGATCTGGGCGCCGTGGAGGTGCCGGTCCTGGTCGCCACCTCCCGCGTCGATCACACCGTCCCGCCCACCGACAGCGACATCGTCGCCGCCGGTGTGCACGGCCCCGTCGAGCGGCTCCCCCTGCTCCGCAGCCATCACCTGGCGACGCTGGACCATGACGCGGAGCTGCTGTTCGAGACCTCGGCGCGCTTCCTCGACCAGCACGTCCCCGCCCCGGGAGCCCGCTGA
- the metX gene encoding homoserine O-acetyltransferase MetX gives MTILGESRDVDAAGSVHDGAPDPGAGTHPVEHDRSGGAWHPRFGAGERRFAPLGELQLESGAVLEDVSLAYESWGTLDEDRSNAVLVLHALTGDSHVRGPAGPSHPSAGWWEEMVGPGRPVDTDRFHVIAPNVLGGCQGSTGPSSTAPDGRPYGSRFPLLTTRDQVAAERRLRDQLGIDRWALVIGGSMGGMRAIEWGVSHPDEVERLAVIASSARATADQIAWNNAQIASIRLDPEFRDGDYYGSGAGPRTGLGIARRIAHTTYRTASELEDRFGNRPQGQEDPFDGRGRHQVTSYLDHHAGKLARRFDANSYVTLAESMSTHDVGRGRGGVAAALRRVTARSLIVAIDSDRLFPPALVQEMAEHIDGADWHIASSPIGHDAFLLAHPGLEKWIGDLLDV, from the coding sequence ATGACCATTCTCGGAGAGTCGCGCGACGTCGACGCGGCCGGCTCCGTCCACGACGGAGCACCCGACCCCGGCGCCGGGACGCACCCCGTCGAGCACGATCGCTCCGGCGGAGCCTGGCACCCGCGGTTCGGCGCGGGGGAGCGGCGCTTCGCGCCGCTGGGCGAGCTGCAGCTGGAGAGCGGCGCCGTGCTCGAGGACGTCTCGCTCGCCTATGAGAGCTGGGGGACGCTTGACGAGGACCGCTCGAACGCGGTGCTCGTGCTGCATGCGCTGACCGGGGACTCCCATGTGCGCGGACCGGCCGGTCCGTCGCACCCGAGCGCCGGCTGGTGGGAGGAGATGGTGGGGCCCGGCCGTCCGGTCGACACCGACCGGTTCCACGTCATCGCGCCGAACGTCCTGGGCGGCTGTCAGGGCAGCACGGGACCGAGCTCCACGGCTCCCGACGGCAGGCCCTACGGATCCCGCTTCCCGCTGCTGACCACCCGGGACCAGGTCGCCGCGGAGCGTCGTCTGCGGGACCAGCTCGGCATCGATCGCTGGGCACTGGTGATCGGCGGATCCATGGGCGGGATGCGCGCGATCGAGTGGGGCGTGTCCCACCCCGACGAGGTCGAGCGGCTCGCGGTGATCGCCTCCTCCGCCCGCGCGACGGCCGACCAGATCGCGTGGAACAACGCCCAGATCGCCTCCATCCGCCTGGATCCGGAGTTCCGCGACGGGGACTACTACGGGTCCGGCGCCGGACCCCGGACGGGACTCGGCATCGCCCGACGGATCGCCCACACCACCTACCGCACCGCCTCCGAGCTGGAGGACCGCTTCGGGAACCGTCCGCAGGGACAGGAGGATCCCTTCGACGGGCGCGGGCGCCACCAGGTGACCAGCTATCTCGATCACCACGCGGGCAAGCTCGCGCGTCGCTTCGACGCGAACTCCTACGTCACGCTCGCCGAGAGCATGAGCACGCACGACGTGGGGCGTGGTCGCGGGGGTGTGGCCGCCGCGCTGCGACGGGTCACCGCCCGCAGCCTCATCGTCGCCATCGACTCCGATCGCCTGTTCCCTCCCGCACTGGTCCAGGAGATGGCGGAGCACATCGACGGGGCGGACTGGCACATCGCCTCCTCGCCCATCGGGCATGACGCCTTCCTGCTCGCCCACCCGGGTCTCGAGAAGTGGATCGGCGACCTGCTCGACGTCTAA
- a CDS encoding universal stress protein, whose translation MTIVVGYSPSGQGRAALRAALRYAARTQEGLAIASHQYHDAEQGVTAASEAAVRAELEELGILCGDVTVHSSPERDIGEFLLSLVEEVDASLVVIGLRRKPPIGKMNLGASARRVVLGAPCPVLAVKDDPLVPTNPPAGRS comes from the coding sequence ATGACCATCGTCGTGGGGTACTCCCCGTCCGGACAGGGACGGGCCGCGCTGCGTGCGGCCCTCCGCTACGCGGCACGCACCCAGGAGGGGCTGGCCATCGCCTCCCACCAGTACCACGATGCGGAGCAGGGGGTCACCGCCGCCTCTGAGGCCGCCGTGCGGGCGGAGCTCGAGGAGCTCGGAATTCTCTGCGGGGACGTGACCGTCCACAGCAGCCCCGAGCGCGACATCGGCGAGTTCCTGCTCTCCCTCGTCGAGGAGGTGGACGCGAGCCTGGTGGTGATCGGGCTGCGCCGCAAGCCGCCCATCGGCAAGATGAACCTCGGCGCCTCCGCGCGCCGCGTGGTGCTCGGCGCTCCCTGCCCCGTGCTCGCCGTCAAGGACGATCCTCTGGTCCCGACGAATCCTCCCGCAGGACGCTCCTGA
- a CDS encoding polyprenyl synthetase family protein, with product MTSADTSPADAALQDLDGRLVTRVAEIVREELTERRRQLAMISPETAELADRLLDYLEGGKLLRPRFCYWGGLAALQRDPSDAEVDALARYGTAIELVQAAALLHDDVIDHSPMRRGRPALHVQAECQHREGGLAGSSEDYGTAVAIVLGDLALSWSEQVAAGVQGDPGAVAAARREFDALRTEVMSGQFLDILHQAGGFASAEDAEQAALAVIRWKTVPYTVLRPVRIGAALLGAPEEDLETLSEWAIEVGTAFQLRDDLLSVVGDQNETGKPIGGDIIEGKRTVLLARTEVAADPAGRALLADAVGRSDASAQQISAVHELMVSTGAVASVVAEVEQRALRAGELLDDARMLGRTGSAGLSALAAQATDVEAFTA from the coding sequence ATGACCTCCGCCGACACCTCGCCCGCCGACGCCGCCCTGCAGGATCTCGATGGGCGGCTCGTGACCCGGGTCGCGGAGATCGTCCGCGAGGAGCTCACGGAGCGTCGTCGACAGCTCGCCATGATCTCCCCGGAGACCGCCGAGCTGGCGGACCGTCTGCTGGACTACCTCGAGGGCGGCAAGCTGCTGCGCCCTCGCTTCTGCTACTGGGGCGGCCTCGCCGCCCTGCAGCGCGATCCCTCCGACGCGGAGGTCGACGCGCTGGCCCGGTACGGCACCGCGATCGAGCTCGTCCAGGCGGCGGCTCTCCTGCATGACGACGTCATCGACCACTCCCCCATGCGGCGCGGCAGGCCGGCCCTGCACGTCCAGGCGGAGTGTCAGCACCGGGAGGGCGGCCTCGCCGGATCCTCGGAGGACTACGGGACCGCCGTCGCGATCGTGCTCGGCGACCTGGCGCTGAGCTGGTCGGAGCAGGTCGCCGCGGGGGTGCAGGGTGACCCCGGCGCCGTCGCCGCCGCCCGGAGGGAGTTCGACGCGCTGCGCACCGAGGTCATGTCCGGCCAGTTCCTGGACATCCTGCACCAGGCGGGCGGCTTCGCCTCGGCCGAGGACGCGGAGCAGGCGGCCCTCGCCGTGATCCGCTGGAAGACCGTCCCGTACACGGTGCTGCGACCGGTGCGGATCGGCGCCGCGCTGCTGGGGGCGCCGGAGGAGGACCTGGAGACGCTCTCGGAATGGGCGATCGAGGTCGGCACCGCATTCCAGCTGCGGGACGACCTGCTCAGCGTGGTCGGCGATCAGAACGAGACGGGCAAGCCGATCGGCGGGGACATCATCGAGGGCAAGCGGACCGTGCTCCTGGCGCGCACCGAGGTGGCCGCCGATCCCGCTGGACGTGCTCTGCTCGCCGACGCCGTCGGCCGCTCGGACGCCTCTGCGCAGCAGATCTCCGCCGTGCACGAGCTCATGGTCTCCACCGGAGCGGTCGCGTCCGTGGTGGCGGAGGTCGAGCAGAGGGCGCTCCGCGCCGGCGAGCTGCTCGATGACGCGAGGATGCTGGGGAGGACCGGCAGCGCCGGGCTCTCCGCGCTCGCCGCGCAGGCGACCGACGTCGAGGCGTTCACCGCCTGA
- a CDS encoding ROK family glucokinase — protein sequence MLSIGVDIGGTKIAAGVVDESGEIVATTTRSTPATDTALIEAAVADAVAELRADHEVVGVGVGAAGFVGADRRTVNFAANLAWRQHPLAEEIERLTGLPVVVENDANAAGWAEYRFGAATEAANMLMITVGTGLGGAIVLDGRLVRGSGGFAGEIAHVTAVPDGQWCGCGRRGCLEQYTAGTALVRTAKRRAGTGDPLMSPLLEAVGGDRRQIDGPLITRLAQQGDPGSVELIAEIGTWLGAGAASVSSLLDPEVIVVGGGVAAAGDLLLEPAREAYSANLTARTHRTIAPFVLAEMGNRAGIVGAADLAR from the coding sequence ATGCTCTCCATCGGAGTGGACATCGGCGGGACCAAGATCGCGGCCGGGGTGGTGGACGAATCGGGGGAGATCGTCGCCACGACGACCCGCAGCACGCCCGCGACCGACACGGCGCTCATCGAGGCGGCCGTCGCCGACGCGGTCGCCGAGCTGCGTGCGGACCACGAGGTCGTGGGTGTCGGGGTCGGTGCTGCCGGCTTCGTGGGTGCGGATCGGCGCACCGTGAACTTCGCGGCCAACCTGGCCTGGCGCCAGCACCCGCTCGCCGAGGAGATCGAGCGACTGACCGGCCTGCCGGTCGTCGTCGAGAACGACGCGAACGCCGCGGGATGGGCCGAGTACCGCTTCGGCGCCGCCACCGAGGCGGCGAACATGCTCATGATCACCGTGGGCACCGGACTGGGCGGCGCCATCGTGCTGGACGGGCGCCTGGTCCGCGGCAGCGGCGGGTTCGCCGGCGAGATCGCGCACGTCACCGCGGTGCCGGACGGCCAGTGGTGCGGCTGCGGCCGCCGCGGCTGCCTCGAGCAGTACACCGCGGGGACCGCCCTGGTGCGCACCGCCAAGCGACGGGCCGGGACCGGCGACCCGCTGATGAGCCCGCTGCTGGAGGCCGTCGGCGGCGACCGTCGACAGATCGACGGCCCGCTGATCACGCGCCTCGCCCAGCAGGGCGACCCCGGCTCCGTCGAGCTGATCGCGGAGATCGGCACCTGGCTCGGTGCGGGAGCGGCCTCGGTCTCCTCGCTGCTCGACCCGGAGGTCATCGTCGTGGGTGGCGGCGTGGCCGCGGCGGGGGACCTGCTGCTGGAGCCGGCGCGCGAGGCCTACTCCGCGAACCTCACCGCTCGGACGCACCGCACGATCGCGCCCTTCGTGCTGGCCGAGATGGGCAACCGCGCGGGCATCGTCGGAGCCGCGGATCTCGCTCGCTGA
- a CDS encoding chromosomal replication initiator protein DnaA — MTADRGSSPEPRDVDAEFARMLEGEGLALQPGQAPREPAAPQRPEPSGHGLSPDTDDDIPWIFSAESPTEPPSPESVARSRAAHPSAGPPGQDRPEVPRELDDDEVIYGDFEQPDPDLPTPSDGAMWSWTALLGGFVLMLVVAFTPSLPGPLGWLGGLAALGGLIALLLRIPRERHGDGDDGAEV; from the coding sequence ATGACCGCCGACCGCGGCTCCTCCCCCGAGCCCCGCGACGTCGACGCCGAGTTCGCCCGGATGCTCGAGGGCGAGGGCCTGGCTCTGCAGCCCGGACAGGCGCCCCGGGAGCCGGCGGCGCCGCAGCGTCCCGAGCCCTCGGGCCATGGCCTCTCCCCGGACACGGACGACGACATTCCCTGGATCTTCAGCGCGGAGTCCCCGACGGAGCCGCCGAGCCCCGAGTCGGTCGCCCGCTCGCGCGCGGCGCACCCCTCGGCCGGCCCTCCTGGCCAGGATCGTCCCGAGGTGCCGCGGGAGCTGGACGACGACGAGGTGATCTATGGCGACTTCGAGCAGCCCGATCCCGATCTGCCGACCCCGTCGGACGGGGCCATGTGGTCCTGGACCGCCCTCCTGGGCGGCTTCGTGCTCATGCTCGTCGTGGCCTTCACCCCGTCGCTGCCGGGTCCCCTGGGCTGGCTCGGCGGGCTCGCGGCGCTGGGCGGGCTGATCGCCCTGCTGCTGCGCATCCCACGGGAGCGTCATGGAGACGGCGACGACGGGGCCGAGGTCTGA